A window from Bacteroidota bacterium encodes these proteins:
- a CDS encoding pentapeptide repeat-containing protein, whose translation MAFPYIEDKKFEKITSLQKGEYDTCVFKNCDFSKADFSEIKFIECNFKECNLSLANLYQAAFLDTKFAGCKMLGLLFYNCNKSGLSFSFENCTLNDSSFYQTKIRETTFKNSSLQETDFTECDLAASVFDNCDLRNAKFENTNIEKVDFRTSYNYSIDPELNRIKKARFSLTGIAGLLDKYDLEIEEK comes from the coding sequence ATGGCCTTCCCTTATATAGAAGATAAAAAATTCGAAAAAATTACTTCTCTTCAAAAAGGAGAGTATGATACCTGTGTTTTCAAAAATTGCGACTTTTCAAAAGCAGATTTCTCTGAAATAAAATTTATAGAATGCAATTTTAAGGAATGCAACCTGAGCCTGGCAAATCTATACCAGGCGGCTTTCCTCGACACAAAATTCGCCGGCTGCAAAATGCTGGGACTACTTTTTTACAACTGCAACAAAAGCGGGCTTTCCTTTTCTTTTGAAAATTGTACCCTCAATGATTCTTCCTTTTATCAGACTAAAATCAGGGAAACAACCTTTAAAAATTCCAGTTTGCAGGAAACTGATTTTACAGAATGTGATTTAGCCGCTTCAGTCTTCGACAACTGCGATCTGCGGAATGCAAAATTCGAAAACACCAATATTGAGAAAGTCGACTTCAGGACTTCTTACAACTATTCAATTGATCCGGAACTGAACCGGATTAAAAAAGCGAGATTTTCTTTAACAGGAATTGCAGGACTTCTTGATAAGTATGACCTGGAAATTGAAGAAAAATAA